The Vigna unguiculata cultivar IT97K-499-35 chromosome 11, ASM411807v1, whole genome shotgun sequence genomic sequence gtttttgtattttttttagtaatgaaatACTAGCATactaaaagtaaattatttacatttacaAGAATAATAATGTAGATATATCACAAGGACTGAAACAACATAATAAGAgtgatttaacttttttttttatatgaaaaccaaacataaattttgaatCATAAAAGTTCTACTTGTGAGAAAAAGTTCATGAAGTAGCATTGCTTTAATATAAAAGCAGTCGCATACACACTATAGCATGGTAATGACAATGATAGTTTGATTTCTAAATAATGTTAATGTAAAggatttatatataatatagtttCGGAGATTAtgattgtaattaaaaaaataaaagtcattacACGTTTGATACACGAActattttatctaataaaaaatagagaagtTATGCAACATCTTCATTTCTCCAACTCAAATAATTAAGTACCAACGCAACtttttatgacttttttttGGGTTATTTTAATCAGAAAAAGAGTGTGCAAATGTTGCCAAATTTgtgtagatattttatttgattagaaGGTATAGGTCGGTTTTACTTCTTGGATTCTAAAGTGATCATCTTAATAATAATTTCTGAACCTAACTGGACCCAACTTTTGCTTAGTTTTGTTTCCTTAGTAATTCTAATTTCTTCAGAGGTTCTTAGACGCGTAAAACCATGTGTTTTGGGTTTCTATTTGCGTCTCAAAGAAACTGCAGACATTGTAGAAGGAAGACTCTTTACAATATAGCTTGCAAGAAAGTGCATAAATTTTGTTGGTTTCTTCAAccaaagaaactaaaaaaagatTATTGCTTATgatttgaattacttatttatatgacataaaattaaaagtgattGATTTGTCATTATTATGTATAAAGAGATTGGTCGGATGGTAGCTGTTTAAGCTGCATTTTATATTAGTCTTTCCTCACGTGACCCTTTTCTTCTTTCAGATCCACACTCCTTAGCATCTCAACACTACCATTGTGTTCACACTCACCCACCATCAAAAGCTAAAGTAATCACCAAAAAGTTTCCCTTTTTTCTAACTGCAATTAACATATGCAGATAATCAAACTTCGTACAATATGAAAATGTCGACATCAATTTGATGTCACAAAGGATTGATGAAAAACTAGACCATAAAATGGAGAAAAATGATACCAATGAATAAACAAAGAGCATATTTACTTCTTATAGACAAACTAGAACCGTTTCAAAATTATTCCCAAGTCAAATTTCTCAAGGGGGTGCATGTATGCAATCCACCCTACAGGAAACAAGCACCAAATTTATGGGGCCATTAAGAGTTCTGGTAAACTACTTCTACCATGGTACATAGAAGTATAACATACCATTGAGGCAGTACTAGTAAGGTATTTAGACAGTTAAATAATGTGTCATCCATGACTGAAAACGGGACCATGCGAGCTGAACTGCAGCTTCATCTTCGTCTGACATTCCCATGTTCTTCCTTCTCTTGATTCCTTCAGGAGACCTGTTCATGAATGCATGTCCATTGTTAGGATATATGTGAACCTCATGAGCAACTCCAGATTCCTTCAGCTTTTTCTCCAAGGCCTTGGCTGCCTGAGACATTAAACAATGTTCAAACACTTTTCTTTATCAGTTAAACAATGTTCAAACATGATGTTACTAGTGCAGAATTTGGAAACTCGTAACATTAGTAAGTGTCAAAAACATTTCTAAACAAACTTTTTCTTGTCAGAATGTCTTATGATGAGGAGATATAAGATTGTCTTTGTGGTGAAAGTGAAAGGGAGAAGgtacaattttaaaagtataaaactaACAGTTAAGGGATTGGTTTAGTTTTTATCAAAGCAGTTGAATAAACTTAATTGCATTTGACAGATTATGTGCATTGGCAGCACAGGAATGATATAGAAAGGTTGTGTTTCTTTTAAGTGGTGAAATTCTATGTTCACAAAGTGCATTGGAGTTTTGCCCTTTATTAGACTGGGGAAATTGGACTGTGTATCATAAAAGCTTCAAGAGTTTCTCAACATTACTTAAAGGGTGGTGAATaataaaaagatgaagaaaCAGAGAGGAACAAAAACTGAAATGAATAAAAAGGTAAGAATTAGTGTGAGATTTATCCCTTCTCTACTTCAATTTCTACCACATGCACACATTAGTGTGAGATCAAGAGTCTCTAGAATACCAAGTTTCACCAAGATATACTTTAATTTCTTGATAAGTGGACCATGTTTAACAATCTTTTTAGGAATCATTTAAAAGCTTAATGTGATTTTATATCTAGAAGCAATGatagaaaattgaatttgagTGCACTTACATtacccaaaaagaaaaaaaaaaacatctttaaaatatttttttctacagtTTAAGCCAACCAACTACTGGGCTGTGGTGTAGATGTCTTTTCTTCCTATTTATACTCTTAACCAGAAAGtatataatgattttaaattctaatttacAACCCTCCATCATTTAGTTTTCTAGCAAGTACAACATCTTTGTAAGATCAAGTGTCCCTCCCTTTGCATACTAATCCTCACAAAAATGAACTAAATGTATGTTTTAAGGTGTGTTTGGATTTCAGTTGGAACACTTTCAATTTTCATTGAACACTGTATGAACATATTTGACACTGTTATTTCAGATCTGGTAAGAAACAAAATTCATCTCATACCCCAGTTGACTTACAATGAGTTACTTTGTTTTAACTCAAGTTGAGTTCAACTCAACTTAATTTCCTAATTGAAATCCAAACATACACTAAGAAATTAGGCACCTcccttaaaaaaatgaaaaacagcAATTATTTACTTGGCAAACAAGGCACCTTAACAAAGATCAGCAATGTGTTGCAAATGTATTCTCATACCGTAACATctgaaaaaccaacaaaattatCCAGCTCTCCAAAGTGAGCCTGAACAGGAGCCTTGGCTTGGGCAGGGTCTGCAAGCTCAGAAGAAGGAACTCCGTAGAAAGCTACAGCAGCATCAACATTTGGAACCAAGACTGAGCTTGCAATAGCAAGTGCACCCCCCATACAAAATCCAGTAACACCAGCCTGTTGCAATTAAAGATAAATACACACGTTGTTCAACCAGTGACTTGCCtctaatttaagaaaaatggtATTTCTCAAAAtagaaagtattaaaaaaagtatCTGGATTCAGTATAATGTATCACTTTTGGCATGCTGATTTATGAGAAACAGGGGAACTAAATTATCTGTTTCGGAACAGAATTAATTCCCATGCTACCTACCTACAAAAAATACCTAAGCCAATGagctattttattttcaaattacaataataaGCATTTTGTTGACAAACTTACCATTTCAAGACAGTATAAGACACAAAAGCACATCAAAATTATGTACTGTGCTgttaaatgttataaaaatgcCAGTAAAATAGTTCCCACCTAGTTATCATGATCATGATGCAAAACTtgtccaaataaaaaataaaaggaagatgAATTGAAACTACCATAAGTATTTGGCTGAGCCTATCTTGACTAACTAGATTAGAATTGTAAAATACTTGCAgcaatataataacaaaatattaaaactatgGAACAAAAATGATAGAAGCAGTATATACATGATAAATGGGCCAGATAATATATGACTTAATAGCACAAGActtgatgaattttaaaaataccaGGTCTTGGTTTTTTTCATGCTGAACGCCtatttattgaaaaatcaaTATGGTGTTTTTGTAACCAATGACTtgtaatggaaaaaaaaattatgattttcatAGGTAAGTTTTTCCATTAATTCGTGAATCAAAATGCAATTAAGTGCAAACACTCCCTTAAGTCTTGATTAAGTTGtccaattattttaatgtataagAGGGGTTTGATGAATAAACTTGTACAACACAACTCTTACACCAAAATAACTGATAAAGTATAATGCATTGTATTTGCTGATTCAATCCTGCCTAATGCAGAGTGCCAAACCCTCAAGCTAACACACTGAATCTCAAGCAAAGGCTGGTTTATGCCTTCATGGATTATAAAACACTAAAACCCTCTGAAATCACATAATGCTGATAAAAGTAAAAACAGAATGCCTGTTCTGACACAGGTCAACACATTAAGAATTCGGTGCCTTAGTTAAGAGGGtgctttaaataaataattttttatcttgataACACATGAATAGGTAGGAACCTTGGCTGAACCATTTGCCTTAAGCCAGTTAACTGAAGCATGAATATCTTTTACAGCGCCTTGCCAATCAAGACCATTCATCAAATGTTGTGCTTCTGCAACATCCAGACCAACCTTTCCTCTGTATAGACTGGGAAAAAGGGGGAAAAAAAACccttaaaaaaaatctgaatAGAGCATATGCTACTACACAATACACAACTCACAGAGacaaaagataaagaaatgGTGGCAATAGTTATCTTACTCTGGAATAAGAGCTTTGAATCCCCGACCGAGTTGAGAAATCATCACAGCATGGTTTTTAATTTCGAAATCCACACCCCACCACTCCTGAAGCACAACGATTCCAGGAGCGTTGTTTTTGCCAACAACATATGCATCAAATGCCTAATCATTGAAAACAGAAATTAAATAGCAGAAAATTAGCTATAAGGTTCCACTACAGGAAGCACATAGAAATCAATATAGAAAATGGCATAAAAAAATTTCAGTTCAACAACATCACTAAAAATGATATCTTATTAATCTTGTCTAAATCACAACCAAGCTTTCAAAAATGGTCCGCAACCACGATTTCAGCCATGTATATTTTCCACAATTTCCCGCAGCGATGAAAAAACCACGACCACAAACCTTGATACAACTTTATGCTGCAAAGTGAAAACCACATTACGGCTGAAATGCACACAAATTTCCATATGTAGGCCAGAATCAATATCAGCACAGCATGAAATAATCACTAAATTCTGACTCCAATTAACAGCCTCCAGAGTATAATTACCCAACACACCGAGgcaaaaaaaattccaaactaTATCTTTTCCAGTGTGGTGGCTCGTCAATACCATCCAAGTTTAACTCAAAAACCCGTTACTCAACCCCCAcccagaaaaaaaaagtcagaaAGATTCTATTTTGCAGATGAAAGAAAgtggaaaatgaaaattatgaacaaaatgcGGCAAAACAAAGCAACCCCATGAcccaaaaaaaatgatataaaagaaATGGATTTGGAATGGGTTGTGGTGACTCACAGTGTCATCATCTCGTTGAATGCGGATTTTGTTGAAAGGAACAGAGTCAGCGATAGAACGGACTGAGAAGCGACATGCAAAGGGTGAAACGGTTCGAAGTGGGGCGGTGGTGAAGAATTTGGGAGCTACGCTCAACATTCTTCACTTGGCTTCTGTATGAGACTATGAAGAACAAATCTCTCTAAATTAAGAATGGAGAGTGATGCTGTAACAAATGGTGAAGA encodes the following:
- the LOC114168491 gene encoding uncharacterized protein LOC114168491, which gives rise to MLSVAPKFFTTAPLRTVSPFACRFSVRSIADSVPFNKIRIQRDDDTAFDAYVVGKNNAPGIVVLQEWWGVDFEIKNHAVMISQLGRGFKALIPDLYRGKVGLDVAEAQHLMNGLDWQGAVKDIHASVNWLKANGSAKAGVTGFCMGGALAIASSVLVPNVDAAVAFYGVPSSELADPAQAKAPVQAHFGELDNFVGFSDVTAAKALEKKLKESGVAHEVHIYPNNGHAFMNRSPEGIKRRKNMGMSDEDEAAVQLAWSRFQSWMTHYLTV